The following are encoded together in the Weissella soli genome:
- a CDS encoding DNA translocase FtsK: MATRKAPTQRKPTRARKTPVRRKSPTSKQSDFAYTSNVIAVVALLLEILAVGQFGLVGKFMANLVRYVVGGSYQAVLIILAMFLLYVAVYGKWPKVRPRIYGGLGLFYLGFMLAGAILLFNEMQTHTDMINTIGRLIAQDMSNKATTTPVGGGVIGAAILSVTYIATANWGSWILAVFAMLAGIVIFFNLPVKELLTGFFGASELAGNVVADQARQVVSSGAAKVEELKSNYQAKRESTPYDFAPASGTDSAADAEDVEAAVDLNKTVATTMDEFKMPEIVAPAPIDLEESNLAPLHSVASYAPDNAVATNDDLASLTAAMPDDEAPSDFAPLSHVDALRGPNENTSPKTTAHQTDVGHVEPSTKSVPSEDVVVSGFGKVPDDRNYQLPTTTLLTKVGSTDQSKERNQLEEKSRILQQTLASFNIKATVEKVVLGPTITQYEIKPAIGVKVSKITNLADDLALALAAKSLRIEAPIPGKSLVGIEVANDQQAMVGFRDMMDKAGVDTKNVLLVPIGKSVTGEIIKMNLTKMPHLLIAGSTGSGKSVAINSILASILLQAKPSEVRLMLVDPKQVELNVYNDIPHLITPVVSEPRKAAAALKKVVVEMDNRFKALAETGMRNIAGYNDYVDKQAAQGVVMQKMPYLVVVIDELADLMMTVSGEVEPAIVRIAQLGRAAGIHMIVATQRPSVDVITGLIKANVPSRMAFAVGSGVDSRTILDSNGAEKLLGRGDMLFNPIGANSPLRVQGAFLSDEDVASLTNFVKNQGTAQYDEAMEITDSDLAVIDGETGAGTTSDLDENWDAAIDFVNLEGKGSASMLQRHFRMGYNRAARLNDDLIAAGVLAPKESQSKPSRVLMTKEQYYAQQAAAQAINNQ; encoded by the coding sequence ATGGCAACTAGAAAAGCACCAACTCAACGCAAGCCGACGAGAGCGCGTAAAACGCCCGTCCGGCGCAAGTCACCAACCAGTAAACAAAGTGATTTCGCTTATACCAGCAATGTTATTGCCGTCGTCGCCTTACTGCTTGAAATTTTAGCAGTCGGGCAGTTTGGCTTGGTCGGTAAATTCATGGCCAATCTGGTCCGTTATGTGGTCGGTGGATCCTATCAAGCGGTCTTGATTATTTTGGCCATGTTTCTGCTGTATGTGGCCGTTTATGGCAAGTGGCCGAAAGTCCGGCCCCGGATTTATGGGGGCTTAGGGTTATTTTATCTGGGCTTTATGTTGGCTGGCGCGATCTTATTATTTAATGAGATGCAAACACATACCGATATGATTAACACGATTGGGCGATTAATTGCCCAAGATATGAGTAATAAAGCTACCACCACACCGGTTGGCGGTGGCGTCATTGGGGCTGCGATCCTGTCAGTGACCTACATCGCAACCGCTAACTGGGGCTCATGGATTCTAGCAGTTTTTGCAATGTTGGCCGGGATTGTCATCTTTTTCAATCTACCGGTAAAGGAACTGCTCACGGGCTTCTTTGGGGCCAGTGAATTGGCAGGAAACGTTGTGGCTGATCAAGCCCGACAGGTCGTATCCAGTGGTGCGGCAAAGGTAGAAGAACTAAAAAGTAATTATCAAGCGAAGCGTGAAAGTACCCCCTATGATTTTGCGCCAGCGAGTGGGACTGATTCAGCAGCTGATGCTGAGGATGTTGAGGCAGCTGTCGATTTAAATAAGACCGTGGCTACTACGATGGATGAATTTAAGATGCCTGAAATCGTCGCCCCAGCACCAATCGATCTTGAAGAAAGTAACCTGGCACCGCTTCATTCCGTGGCGAGTTATGCGCCCGATAATGCTGTGGCCACGAACGACGATCTGGCTTCGTTGACGGCTGCCATGCCCGATGATGAGGCACCAAGTGATTTTGCACCATTAAGTCACGTCGATGCATTACGGGGACCCAATGAAAATACCTCACCAAAAACGACCGCACATCAGACTGATGTCGGTCATGTTGAGCCATCGACTAAATCAGTACCATCTGAAGACGTAGTGGTGAGTGGGTTTGGTAAGGTACCTGATGATCGTAATTACCAATTACCAACGACAACCCTATTAACTAAGGTTGGCTCGACTGATCAAAGTAAGGAACGAAATCAATTAGAAGAGAAGTCGCGCATTTTGCAACAAACTTTGGCCAGTTTTAATATCAAAGCCACCGTGGAAAAAGTTGTCTTGGGACCGACCATCACGCAGTATGAAATTAAACCTGCGATCGGGGTGAAGGTCTCTAAAATTACAAATCTCGCGGATGACTTGGCGTTAGCTTTGGCGGCCAAAAGTTTGCGTATTGAAGCGCCGATTCCAGGTAAATCATTAGTCGGCATTGAAGTGGCCAATGATCAACAGGCGATGGTCGGCTTCCGTGACATGATGGATAAGGCCGGCGTTGACACGAAAAATGTGTTGCTGGTACCAATCGGTAAAAGTGTTACGGGCGAAATTATCAAAATGAATTTGACGAAGATGCCGCATTTATTGATTGCCGGTTCGACGGGTTCTGGTAAATCAGTAGCTATCAATTCGATTTTGGCATCGATTTTGCTCCAAGCTAAGCCGTCGGAAGTGCGGTTAATGCTGGTTGATCCCAAACAGGTCGAGTTGAATGTCTACAATGATATTCCGCATTTGATTACCCCAGTGGTTTCGGAACCGCGTAAAGCAGCGGCCGCACTCAAAAAGGTCGTGGTCGAGATGGATAATCGTTTCAAGGCCTTGGCGGAGACCGGTATGCGTAACATTGCCGGTTATAATGATTACGTTGATAAGCAAGCAGCGCAGGGCGTTGTCATGCAGAAGATGCCTTATCTCGTGGTGGTGATTGACGAGTTGGCTGATTTAATGATGACCGTGTCTGGCGAAGTTGAGCCAGCCATCGTGCGCATTGCCCAGTTGGGCCGTGCGGCGGGTATTCACATGATCGTGGCGACGCAACGCCCTTCCGTTGATGTTATTACCGGTTTGATCAAGGCAAACGTGCCATCACGCATGGCCTTTGCGGTCGGTTCGGGTGTTGATTCACGTACCATTTTGGATAGTAACGGCGCTGAAAAGTTATTGGGCCGTGGGGACATGCTGTTTAATCCAATCGGTGCAAACAGTCCGTTACGTGTGCAAGGGGCCTTCTTATCTGATGAAGATGTGGCTAGTTTGACGAACTTTGTCAAGAATCAGGGGACAGCACAATACGATGAAGCCATGGAAATTACCGATTCAGATTTGGCTGTGATTGATGGTGAAACAGGTGCTGGTACGACCAGCGACTTGGATGAAAATTGGGATGCAGCGATTGATTTTGTGAATCTGGAAGGTAAGGGATCAGCGTCGATGTTACAACGGCACTTCCGCATGGGTTATAACCGGGCGGCCCGCTTGAACGACGATTTGATTGCAGCGGGGGTCTTGGCCCCTAAAGAGTCGCAATCTAAGCCAAGTCGTGTTTTAATGACCAAAGAGCAGTATTATGCACAGCAGGCAGCTGCCCAAGCAATCAACAATCAGTAA
- a CDS encoding tRNA (cytidine(34)-2'-O)-methyltransferase, with protein MSTNHIVLFEPLMPANTGNIARTATGTNTKLHLIKPLGFELGDKQVKRAGLDYWDTVDITVHENLPAFMETLQATDELFLISKFAPRSYHEADYTNPDHDYYFLFGKETTGLPEPFMRLHGEKALRIPQNDDHIRSLNLANSAAIIIYETLRQQGFPELDLTYEYEFDKLK; from the coding sequence ATGAGTACTAATCATATTGTTTTGTTTGAACCATTGATGCCAGCCAACACAGGTAATATTGCCCGGACGGCGACTGGCACGAACACAAAGTTACATTTAATTAAGCCTTTGGGATTTGAATTGGGTGATAAGCAAGTTAAGCGGGCTGGGTTGGACTACTGGGATACAGTGGATATTACCGTGCACGAAAACTTGCCAGCCTTTATGGAGACTTTGCAGGCAACGGACGAGTTGTTTTTGATTTCAAAATTTGCACCGCGTTCATATCACGAAGCGGACTACACAAATCCCGATCATGACTATTATTTCTTGTTTGGTAAAGAAACGACCGGCTTGCCAGAACCTTTCATGCGTTTACATGGTGAAAAGGCCCTGCGCATTCCACAAAATGACGATCATATTCGTTCATTGAACCTTGCTAATTCGGCCGCCATTATCATTTATGAAACATTACGCCAACAAGGGTTCCCAGAACTAGATCTAACTTACGAATACGAATTTGACAAACTAAAATAA
- a CDS encoding AI-2E family transporter — MRRKMNSENSAFFRLILNNKFVTGLLVILLLLMVVYMLHAVRFIFQPIAAFMGAVGAPIVVAGVFYYLLNPTVDWAEKRFKMKRNLTITLEFVILTALIVWAGAVLVPIARDQIDSLVRHWPEYWNNITDKLNQWTSDRRFKALNSWVKSTNSNLEGYVGNVASLLKNSGGSTISSVFSTITMIFITIATFPLILFYLLKDGHQLPGYMTQFLPVKARQSFIETITEINLQISNYIRGQLSVAFAVALMFGIGYMIIGLPYAWLIAVIAGFLNLIPFLGSFLAMIPAVVVGMFVSPMMLVYILIVFIIEQTLEGKVISPKLLGNSLKIHPVTVVIILLSAGNIFGVIGVIFGIPGYAIVKVLASRLYIWWKHNSNLFDDDETNDHITPVAPAPTDE, encoded by the coding sequence ATGCGACGTAAAATGAATTCCGAAAATTCAGCGTTTTTTCGCTTAATTTTGAATAACAAGTTTGTCACCGGGTTACTAGTCATCTTATTATTGCTAATGGTTGTGTACATGTTACATGCTGTGCGCTTCATCTTTCAACCCATCGCAGCCTTTATGGGGGCGGTTGGTGCGCCAATTGTTGTGGCTGGTGTTTTCTATTACTTACTGAATCCCACGGTTGATTGGGCCGAGAAACGCTTTAAGATGAAGCGTAACCTCACCATCACCTTGGAATTTGTGATTTTGACGGCTTTGATTGTTTGGGCGGGGGCCGTCCTAGTGCCAATCGCACGTGACCAAATCGATAGCTTGGTGCGTCATTGGCCAGAGTATTGGAACAATATCACCGATAAGTTGAACCAATGGACATCTGATCGACGGTTTAAGGCTTTGAATAGCTGGGTCAAATCAACCAATAGTAATTTGGAAGGATATGTGGGAAACGTTGCGAGTTTGCTCAAAAATTCAGGTGGGTCAACGATTTCATCAGTCTTTAGCACAATTACGATGATTTTCATCACCATCGCGACTTTCCCGTTGATCTTGTTCTATCTATTAAAGGATGGGCATCAATTACCCGGTTATATGACGCAATTCCTGCCAGTGAAAGCGCGTCAGTCATTTATTGAGACAATTACAGAGATTAATCTGCAAATTTCAAACTACATTCGGGGCCAATTGAGTGTCGCCTTTGCGGTCGCACTGATGTTTGGCATCGGGTACATGATTATTGGCCTACCCTATGCCTGGCTCATTGCGGTCATTGCAGGGTTCTTGAACTTGATTCCCTTCTTGGGATCGTTCTTGGCGATGATTCCGGCGGTTGTGGTTGGGATGTTTGTTAGTCCGATGATGTTGGTCTATATTTTAATCGTATTCATCATTGAACAAACCTTAGAAGGTAAGGTGATCTCACCAAAGTTACTTGGTAACTCATTGAAGATTCACCCAGTGACGGTAGTAATCATTTTGCTGTCAGCCGGTAATATCTTTGGCGTCATTGGCGTCATCTTTGGTATCCCGGGTTATGCAATCGTGAAAGTCTTGGCTTCACGGCTGTATATCTGGTGGAAGCATAATTCTAACTTGTTTGACGATGATGAGACCAACGATCATATCACGCCGGTTGCGCCAGCGCCAACAGACGAGTAG
- a CDS encoding lactonase family protein, protein MASEKVVFGTYTKRVSKGLYTAELNTETGDLENITEFAELGNPTYTALSAAGKLYAVDKQGDQGGVAVVDFATGTIEQEVLAEGASPAYLAVDEARQLLYSGNYHKGTLEVFAIAADGQITLTDSFQSEGSGPRPEQESAHVHFNNLTPDNRVVVVDLGADKVYTFDVSAEGKLSLVTTFETEPGFGPRHIRFSPDGQYAYLLGELSSLLSVLKYDAATGSFTLVQTVSTKPADWIEHNGTAALRVSDDGKFVYASNRGHNSIAVFAVSEAGAHLERIQLISTEGDFPRDFALDPSQAWVVAANQNTDNVSVYRRDIETGLLELVHKDIAVPETVRVEFV, encoded by the coding sequence ATGGCATCAGAAAAAGTTGTTTTTGGAACATATACAAAGCGCGTTTCTAAGGGTCTGTATACGGCTGAGTTGAACACTGAAACCGGTGACTTGGAAAACATCACTGAGTTTGCTGAGCTGGGCAACCCTACCTATACTGCTTTAAGTGCAGCGGGTAAGTTGTATGCCGTTGACAAGCAAGGTGATCAAGGTGGGGTGGCTGTGGTTGATTTTGCAACCGGCACCATTGAGCAAGAGGTGCTGGCTGAAGGCGCTTCACCAGCCTACTTGGCCGTCGACGAGGCTCGTCAATTGTTGTACTCAGGTAACTACCACAAGGGAACTTTGGAAGTCTTTGCAATTGCTGCAGACGGTCAAATTACTTTGACGGATAGTTTCCAAAGTGAAGGTTCTGGTCCTCGTCCTGAGCAAGAATCAGCGCATGTGCACTTTAACAATTTGACACCTGATAACCGCGTGGTTGTTGTGGATTTGGGTGCTGACAAAGTCTACACTTTCGATGTTTCAGCTGAAGGTAAGTTGAGCTTGGTGACGACGTTTGAGACTGAGCCTGGTTTTGGTCCAAGACACATTCGTTTCAGCCCAGACGGTCAATACGCTTACCTATTAGGTGAGTTGTCATCATTGCTCTCAGTTTTGAAGTATGATGCTGCTACAGGATCATTTACATTGGTTCAAACAGTTTCAACGAAGCCAGCTGACTGGATTGAGCATAATGGTACAGCAGCGCTTCGTGTGTCTGATGACGGTAAGTTTGTGTACGCTTCAAACCGTGGCCACAATTCAATTGCTGTCTTTGCAGTGAGTGAAGCGGGTGCCCACCTTGAACGCATCCAATTGATTTCAACTGAAGGTGATTTCCCACGTGACTTCGCGTTGGATCCATCACAAGCTTGGGTCGTTGCTGCTAACCAAAACACAGACAACGTGAGTGTTTACCGCCGTGATATCGAGACTGGTTTGTTAGAGCTAGTGCACAAGGATATCGCCGTGCCAGAAACAGTTCGTGTTGAATTTGTCTAA
- a CDS encoding DUF1456 family protein yields the protein MNNNDIVRRIRYAYDIKDADMIKIFGLGGLEITKARYREIMTQQAKDTPRDEKLSRHELEQFMNGLIITQRGVKLAVDGQPMAPNYSMNRDNQINNVVFKKLKIAMQYTSEDILGFMMEAGFTMSNAEITDILRASTHKKYKIAGDQFLRKLLHGINLVQRPDTPKDEEIVSD from the coding sequence ATGAATAATAATGATATCGTTCGGCGCATTCGTTATGCGTATGACATCAAAGACGCTGACATGATTAAAATTTTTGGGTTGGGTGGCTTAGAAATTACTAAAGCACGTTACCGTGAAATTATGACGCAACAAGCCAAAGACACCCCGCGTGATGAAAAGTTATCACGACATGAATTGGAGCAATTCATGAATGGCTTGATCATTACCCAGCGTGGGGTGAAGTTGGCGGTTGATGGTCAGCCAATGGCGCCAAATTATAGCATGAACCGGGACAATCAAATTAATAATGTCGTTTTCAAAAAGTTAAAAATTGCGATGCAGTATACCAGCGAAGATATCCTTGGTTTCATGATGGAGGCCGGGTTTACCATGTCAAACGCTGAAATTACCGATATCCTACGAGCTAGCACCCACAAAAAGTATAAAATTGCGGGTGATCAATTTTTACGAAAATTGTTGCATGGCATTAATCTGGTACAACGACCAGATACCCCAAAAGATGAAGAGATTGTGTCAGACTAA
- a CDS encoding aminotransferase class I/II-fold pyridoxal phosphate-dependent enzyme translates to MPATLSALSETYNHRLAAILPSPIRVIDSEFAQIPGILRLTLGEPDFAVPAHIKEAVKRAVDADDSHYATAWGHVSLREAIADYLATQFDAKYDPQSEILVTVGASEAIYATFNGLLNPGDKIIIPTPTFPMYEAIAEAMGVEVIGINTAPEFVLTPAKLEAAIAEHPDVKAVMFNYPSNPTGVTYSDAEVHAIADVLKQHELLVFSDEIYAELIYDAPHTSIASILPEQTILISGLSKSHAMTGYRIGYIAGPADLMKHVGKMHQFLVTTAPGPMMAAAEEALRNGHQDAVDMRNEYKARRDMLVAGLTELGFTAAQPGGAFYLFVKIPAWLDQDDMAFIHDVANTVKLGIVAGSIFGAGGEGYVRLSYAASMEDLQEALVRLGQYVALKKTAQ, encoded by the coding sequence ATGCCAGCAACACTTTCTGCATTGAGTGAAACTTACAATCATCGTTTGGCGGCTATTTTGCCATCACCAATCCGGGTCATCGACAGTGAATTCGCCCAGATTCCAGGAATCCTGCGTTTGACTTTGGGTGAACCGGACTTTGCGGTACCGGCGCATATCAAGGAAGCGGTGAAGCGCGCCGTTGACGCGGATGATTCACACTACGCAACGGCGTGGGGCCACGTTAGTTTACGTGAAGCCATTGCTGATTACCTGGCGACGCAATTTGACGCGAAGTATGATCCACAAAGTGAAATCTTGGTGACAGTGGGTGCCTCAGAAGCCATCTACGCGACCTTTAATGGTCTGCTAAACCCTGGCGATAAGATCATCATTCCAACGCCAACGTTCCCAATGTATGAAGCGATTGCTGAAGCCATGGGGGTTGAGGTGATTGGGATTAATACGGCACCTGAATTTGTGTTGACACCAGCTAAGTTGGAAGCAGCGATTGCTGAACATCCTGATGTGAAAGCAGTGATGTTTAATTACCCTTCAAACCCAACCGGCGTGACTTACTCAGACGCTGAAGTGCATGCCATTGCGGACGTTCTTAAGCAACATGAGTTGTTGGTCTTTTCTGATGAAATCTACGCCGAATTGATTTATGATGCACCGCACACATCAATTGCATCAATTTTGCCCGAACAAACGATTTTGATTTCTGGTTTGTCAAAGTCACACGCGATGACTGGTTACCGCATTGGTTACATTGCGGGTCCCGCCGATTTGATGAAGCATGTTGGGAAGATGCATCAATTCTTGGTTACGACTGCACCCGGTCCAATGATGGCTGCCGCCGAAGAAGCCTTGCGTAATGGTCACCAGGATGCTGTTGATATGCGTAATGAATATAAGGCCCGTCGTGATATGTTAGTAGCTGGGTTAACTGAATTAGGGTTTACAGCTGCGCAACCAGGTGGTGCTTTCTACTTGTTCGTGAAGATTCCGGCTTGGTTGGATCAAGACGACATGGCCTTCATTCACGATGTGGCTAATACAGTTAAGCTAGGCATTGTGGCTGGTTCAATCTTTGGTGCCGGTGGTGAAGGCTACGTGCGTTTGTCATACGCTGCCTCAATGGAAGACTTGCAAGAAGCCTTGGTACGCTTGGGTCAATATGTTGCATTGAAAAAGACGGCACAATAA
- a CDS encoding aspartate-semialdehyde dehydrogenase, with amino-acid sequence MTEAAGYNVAILGATGAVGTRLIEQLSQSTIPVKSLKLLASARSAGQTRTFREQAIVIEEAQPASFEGIDLVLASAGGSVSAALAPEAVKRGAVVVDNSSFWRMHDDVPLVVPEVNEQALYEHHGIIANPNCSTIQMVVALEPVRQAYGLNQIIVSTYQAASGAGQTAWNELNAEATQHLAGETMTADILPVKGAQHHYPLAFNLLPQIDVFEEEDYTHEEWKMIRETKKIMLGDKFSKDIKVTGTAVRVPIGIGHGESIYFEVSDAEKANVAGIRQVLSTADGVVLQDDPANQLYPQPLNAEGKRETFVGRIRRDVENDGSFHMWVVADNLLKGAAWNTVQIAERLVALDLVHVPANVTIPGPKAE; translated from the coding sequence ATGACAGAAGCAGCAGGATATAATGTGGCCATTCTTGGCGCCACGGGGGCGGTTGGCACACGCTTGATCGAGCAATTGAGCCAATCAACCATTCCAGTCAAGTCACTGAAGTTGTTGGCTTCAGCGCGCTCGGCTGGCCAAACGCGCACTTTTCGCGAGCAAGCCATCGTGATCGAAGAAGCGCAACCAGCATCTTTTGAAGGCATTGACCTCGTATTGGCTTCAGCTGGCGGTTCTGTTTCAGCGGCCTTGGCACCCGAAGCGGTTAAGCGGGGGGCCGTCGTCGTCGATAACTCCTCATTTTGGCGGATGCATGACGATGTCCCTTTGGTCGTCCCTGAAGTGAATGAACAAGCCCTTTACGAGCACCATGGCATTATCGCCAACCCAAACTGCTCGACCATTCAGATGGTGGTGGCCTTGGAACCAGTGCGCCAAGCATATGGGCTTAATCAAATCATTGTGTCAACCTATCAAGCGGCTTCGGGGGCTGGCCAAACAGCCTGGAATGAACTAAATGCGGAGGCTACGCAACATTTGGCTGGTGAAACGATGACCGCTGATATCTTGCCAGTCAAAGGGGCGCAACACCATTACCCATTGGCCTTCAACTTGTTGCCACAAATTGATGTGTTTGAAGAAGAAGATTACACGCATGAAGAATGGAAGATGATTCGTGAAACGAAGAAGATTATGTTGGGTGATAAGTTCTCCAAGGACATCAAGGTGACGGGAACGGCGGTACGGGTACCAATCGGTATCGGCCACGGCGAGTCAATCTACTTTGAGGTGAGCGATGCTGAAAAGGCGAACGTTGCCGGCATTCGGCAAGTGTTATCAACAGCAGATGGGGTCGTCTTGCAAGATGATCCAGCCAACCAACTATATCCACAACCACTCAATGCTGAGGGGAAGCGGGAAACCTTTGTGGGCCGCATCCGCCGTGACGTAGAAAATGACGGTTCTTTCCATATGTGGGTGGTCGCCGATAACTTGCTTAAGGGTGCAGCTTGGAACACGGTACAAATCGCTGAACGCTTAGTTGCGCTGGATTTGGTACATGTACCAGCGAATGTCACGATTCCTGGCCCAAAAGCCGAATAA
- the dapB gene encoding 4-hydroxy-tetrahydrodipicolinate reductase: protein MQRVILAGGFGKMGLAIQEKLAATPDIEIVGIVSGHAHASALPVFTNLADVNVAADVWLDVTTPATVAENAKFALAQGMDVVIGTSGIAEADLAELTTLATTHERHVLVVPNFALSAVLLMQFAQQAAKYFPDAEILEIHHPGKLDAPSGTAKTTASLIAAARTATAQAPVTDLAARGDLIEGIPVHAMRLPGFVAEEEVVFSGIGESLRIKQTSFSRESFMNGVVLAVQNVVTVSGLAVGLDKVL, encoded by the coding sequence ATGCAACGAGTAATACTAGCCGGTGGCTTTGGCAAGATGGGGTTGGCCATTCAAGAAAAGCTTGCTGCAACACCAGATATCGAAATTGTCGGAATTGTTAGTGGCCACGCGCATGCCAGTGCGTTGCCCGTCTTTACCAATTTGGCTGACGTTAATGTGGCGGCAGATGTGTGGTTGGATGTGACAACCCCCGCCACGGTTGCCGAAAATGCGAAGTTTGCCTTAGCGCAGGGGATGGACGTGGTGATTGGTACGAGTGGCATCGCAGAGGCGGACTTAGCAGAGTTAACCACACTGGCGACAACGCATGAGCGCCATGTCCTGGTTGTACCAAATTTTGCTTTATCAGCCGTGTTGTTGATGCAGTTTGCCCAACAGGCTGCAAAATATTTTCCGGACGCTGAGATTTTGGAAATTCATCATCCTGGTAAACTAGATGCGCCATCTGGCACGGCGAAAACCACGGCAAGTTTGATTGCGGCTGCCCGGACTGCAACCGCCCAAGCACCGGTGACTGATTTAGCAGCGCGGGGTGACTTGATTGAAGGCATTCCAGTGCATGCCATGCGTTTACCGGGTTTCGTGGCCGAAGAGGAAGTGGTTTTCAGTGGGATTGGTGAGAGTTTACGGATTAAGCAGACCTCATTTTCACGGGAATCCTTCATGAATGGCGTGGTATTAGCAGTGCAAAACGTAGTTACCGTGTCAGGGTTAGCGGTTGGCTTAGATAAAGTTTTGTAG
- the dapA gene encoding 4-hydroxy-tetrahydrodipicolinate synthase, producing MYNDIELITAIITPFTTEDTIDYPALDALTDKLLAEGTQGFVIGGTTGESPTLTHAEKLALYAHFAAFVGDRGPVIANVGDNNTANSVALAAEVSAISGVDALLAVTPYYSKPSQKGMIAHFSAIADAATVPVMLYNIPGRSAVGLTNESVITLAQHPNINAVKQVTTIDDIAYLVEHAPADFYVYSGEDAQTLAVKAIGATGTISVAAHLYSPEITALYQALAAGDIQEAGRLQRWLTPRMNALFAYPSPAPVKAVLALDGLVANTTRLPILPLDEAETADILQRLGRD from the coding sequence ATGTATAACGATATTGAATTGATTACGGCAATTATCACGCCGTTTACCACGGAAGATACGATTGATTATCCGGCACTGGATGCCTTAACGGACAAGTTACTGGCAGAAGGTACGCAAGGCTTTGTGATTGGTGGGACCACTGGTGAGTCACCAACGTTGACCCATGCTGAAAAGTTGGCATTATATGCACATTTCGCGGCCTTCGTCGGTGATCGTGGCCCGGTTATTGCCAATGTCGGGGACAACAACACAGCTAATTCAGTTGCTTTGGCTGCGGAAGTCAGTGCTATTAGTGGGGTTGATGCGCTGTTGGCCGTGACCCCATATTATAGTAAGCCCAGTCAAAAGGGGATGATTGCGCACTTTAGCGCCATCGCTGATGCCGCCACTGTCCCAGTGATGTTGTATAACATCCCCGGCCGTTCTGCTGTTGGGTTGACGAATGAGTCAGTGATCACCTTAGCGCAACACCCTAATATTAATGCGGTGAAGCAAGTCACCACCATTGATGATATTGCTTATCTGGTCGAACATGCACCAGCCGACTTTTATGTCTACTCAGGTGAGGATGCACAAACATTAGCAGTCAAGGCGATCGGTGCCACGGGGACCATTTCAGTGGCTGCACATCTGTACAGCCCTGAAATTACGGCCCTCTATCAAGCATTGGCAGCAGGTGATATCCAAGAGGCTGGCCGTTTACAACGGTGGTTGACACCACGGATGAACGCTTTGTTTGCCTATCCATCTCCAGCACCGGTCAAGGCCGTGCTGGCCTTAGATGGTTTGGTGGCTAACACAACGCGCTTGCCGATTTTACCACTTGATGAAGCGGAAACGGCAGATATTTTACAACGATTGGGGCGTGACTAA